A genomic segment from Ramlibacter agri encodes:
- a CDS encoding DUF3297 family protein: MEEETSSSNRPPLPDHLSVDPRSPHHVAAVFEHEVGIRFNDKERHDVEEYCISEGWVKVPAGKTLDRKGKPLMIKLKGKVEAFYL, translated from the coding sequence ATGGAAGAAGAAACCAGCAGCAGCAACCGCCCGCCCCTGCCCGACCACCTGTCGGTCGACCCGAGAAGCCCGCACCACGTGGCCGCCGTGTTCGAGCACGAAGTCGGCATCCGCTTCAACGACAAGGAACGCCACGACGTGGAGGAGTACTGCATCAGCGAAGGCTGGGTCAAGGTGCCCGCCGGCAAGACGCTGGACCGCAAGGGCAAGCCCCTGATGATCAAGCTCAAGGGCAAGGTCGAAGCCTTCTACCTCTGA
- a CDS encoding lytic murein transglycosylase, whose product MQHIRLLLLVGLLALQADAQTLDQPLGAEQFQACVQDLSQVTDSALRPLKRDDFLRIAADAHYDDRVRQSMQVAAGEPTYWWDELAATTDAQRVADGQRVIAQNADVLNRIEARFGVPKEIVVAIYGIETNYGPAGGRIPVLDAAMSLACLRPCPPDTGQPGKPATCRSRERAFAAVRLLRDNKVRRDDFVGSWAAAFGRTQFVPDTLEQVGVDFDGDGVVDVVGSDADAWASTANHLKTRGGWIAGAPVWIEVSIPPDQQAAFAGKGDSIRQQDQIKPLSAWAAQGWRGFGPNGESVPLQRAGDPEVYPFLPVGLPGPAFLVTRNFNTILRYNGAERYVMEVSLLAHKIAGGRDFWTPWPTDDPGLSRAQVKQFQQWLVDQGHADVVPDGVQGRKTRDAIAAEFEKRGLPPQRRVGQRTMAMLMSPP is encoded by the coding sequence GTGCAGCACATCCGTCTCCTCCTTCTCGTCGGGCTGCTGGCTCTGCAGGCCGACGCCCAGACCCTGGACCAGCCGCTCGGCGCCGAGCAGTTCCAGGCCTGCGTGCAGGACCTCAGCCAGGTGACCGACAGCGCGCTGCGGCCTTTGAAGCGCGACGACTTCCTGCGCATCGCGGCCGACGCGCATTACGACGACCGCGTGCGGCAGTCGATGCAGGTCGCCGCCGGTGAACCCACTTACTGGTGGGACGAGCTCGCCGCAACCACCGATGCGCAGCGCGTGGCGGACGGCCAGCGCGTGATCGCGCAGAACGCCGACGTGCTGAATCGCATCGAGGCCCGGTTCGGCGTGCCCAAGGAAATCGTGGTCGCCATCTACGGCATCGAGACCAACTACGGCCCGGCCGGCGGCCGCATCCCGGTGCTGGATGCGGCAATGAGCCTGGCCTGCCTGCGGCCTTGCCCGCCCGACACGGGCCAGCCGGGCAAGCCCGCCACCTGCCGCTCGCGCGAGCGCGCGTTCGCGGCCGTGCGCCTGCTGCGCGACAACAAGGTGCGGCGCGACGACTTCGTCGGCTCCTGGGCTGCGGCTTTCGGCCGCACGCAGTTCGTACCCGACACGCTGGAGCAGGTGGGCGTGGACTTCGACGGCGACGGGGTCGTCGACGTCGTCGGCTCCGACGCCGATGCCTGGGCCTCGACGGCCAACCATTTGAAGACGCGCGGCGGCTGGATCGCCGGCGCGCCGGTCTGGATCGAGGTGAGCATCCCGCCGGACCAGCAGGCCGCTTTTGCCGGCAAAGGCGATTCGATCCGGCAGCAGGACCAGATCAAGCCCTTGTCGGCCTGGGCGGCGCAGGGCTGGCGCGGCTTCGGGCCCAATGGCGAAAGCGTGCCGCTGCAGCGCGCGGGCGACCCCGAGGTCTATCCCTTCCTGCCGGTCGGCTTGCCCGGGCCGGCCTTCCTGGTCACGCGCAACTTCAACACCATCCTGCGCTACAACGGCGCCGAGCGCTACGTGATGGAGGTCTCGCTGCTGGCGCACAAGATAGCGGGCGGCCGCGACTTCTGGACGCCGTGGCCCACCGACGACCCGGGCCTGAGCCGCGCGCAGGTGAAGCAATTCCAGCAGTGGCTGGTGGACCAGGGGCACGCGGACGTGGTGCCCGACGGCGTGCAGGGCCGCAAGACCCGCGACGCCATCGCCGCCGAATTCGAGAAGCGCGGCCTGCCGCCGCAGCGGCGCGTGGGCCAGCGGACCATGGCGATGCTGATGTCGCCGCCATGA
- a CDS encoding 2-hydroxy-3-oxopropionate reductase: protein MKIGFIGLGIMGAPMARHLADAGHQLYVHTRSKVPDTIAETSAVRCANAAEVAKQSEVLITMLPDTPDVEKVLFGENGVAAGLEGAGAGKVVIDMSSISPTATKAFAGKINALGADYIDAPVSGGEVGAKAASLTIMCGGDPAVFERIKPLLEKMGKNITLVGGNGDGQTTKVANQIIVALNIAAVGEALLFASKAGADPAKVRQALMGGFASSRILEVHGERMIKRTFNPGFRIELHQKDLGLALQGARELGVALPQTAGAAQLMQVCAANGLAGLDHSALVRALEIMAAHEVAKG from the coding sequence ATGAAGATCGGATTCATCGGCCTGGGCATCATGGGCGCGCCCATGGCCCGGCACCTTGCCGACGCCGGCCACCAGCTCTACGTGCACACCCGCAGCAAGGTGCCGGACACGATCGCCGAGACCAGCGCCGTGCGCTGCGCCAATGCGGCCGAAGTGGCGAAGCAGTCCGAGGTGCTCATCACGATGCTGCCCGACACGCCGGACGTGGAGAAGGTGCTGTTCGGCGAGAACGGCGTCGCCGCAGGCCTGGAAGGCGCCGGCGCGGGCAAGGTGGTGATCGACATGAGCTCGATCTCGCCGACTGCGACCAAGGCCTTTGCCGGGAAGATCAACGCGCTGGGCGCCGACTACATCGACGCGCCGGTGTCGGGCGGCGAGGTCGGCGCCAAGGCAGCCTCGCTGACCATCATGTGCGGCGGCGACCCCGCGGTGTTCGAGCGCATCAAGCCGCTGCTGGAGAAGATGGGCAAGAACATCACCCTGGTGGGCGGCAACGGCGACGGCCAGACCACCAAGGTGGCCAACCAGATCATCGTGGCGCTGAACATTGCGGCTGTCGGCGAGGCGCTGCTCTTCGCCAGCAAAGCCGGCGCCGATCCCGCCAAGGTCCGCCAGGCGCTGATGGGCGGCTTCGCGTCCAGCCGCATCCTGGAAGTGCATGGCGAGCGGATGATCAAGCGGACGTTCAATCCGGGCTTCCGGATCGAACTGCACCAGAAGGACCTGGGCCTGGCGCTGCAAGGCGCGCGCGAACTGGGCGTGGCCCTGCCCCAAACCGCCGGCGCCGCCCAACTGATGCAAGTCTGCGCCGCCAACGGCCTCGCCGGCCTGGACCACTCGGCGCTGGTGCGCGCGCTGGAGATCATGGCGGCGCACGAAGTGGCGAAAGGCTGA
- a CDS encoding TRAP transporter large permease, with protein MALTVLCVSFVLLLVLGVPVAFAIGLSCLATFAVEGLPFETAIQMMVSGMNVFSFLAIPFFIFSGELMLHGGIADKIVAFARSLVGHWKGGLGLANVVASTLFGGVSGSPVADTSAMGGVMIPIMKREGYSAAYAVNVTTHASLSGALMPTSHNMIIYAFAAQGAAGMIAGHAVRGVSIGDLMFAGLVPCFWIMVCMLVAAYWQARKFGYPRSEDGRSMVHPFPGWGTVLRTFVASVPGLFVIAIILFCVMKGVATATEAAAIAVTYSLLLTVFIYRTMTRERLLKSLAKASKTTGVILLLIGVSNMLRYQMAYLEIPETIEHALLTATQNPWLMLLYINIIQVILGIFLDMAAHILITTPLFLPLAMQMGVGPVQFGMMLLLNCALGLVHPPVGSVQFVGCAIGKISIGEATKTAWPYYLAIFIAINLVTYVPGFSTWLPSIITGHRVF; from the coding sequence ATGGCACTGACCGTCCTCTGCGTCTCCTTCGTCCTGCTGCTGGTGCTGGGCGTGCCGGTGGCCTTCGCCATCGGCCTCAGCTGCCTCGCCACCTTCGCCGTCGAGGGCCTGCCTTTCGAGACCGCCATCCAGATGATGGTCTCCGGCATGAACGTCTTCTCGTTCCTGGCCATCCCGTTCTTCATCTTCTCGGGCGAGCTGATGCTGCACGGCGGCATCGCCGACAAGATCGTCGCCTTCGCCCGCAGCCTGGTGGGCCACTGGAAGGGCGGCCTGGGCCTGGCGAACGTCGTGGCCTCCACGCTGTTCGGCGGCGTCTCCGGCTCGCCGGTGGCCGACACCTCCGCCATGGGCGGGGTGATGATCCCGATCATGAAGCGCGAGGGCTACAGCGCCGCCTACGCGGTGAACGTCACCACGCACGCCTCGCTGTCCGGCGCGCTGATGCCGACCTCGCACAACATGATCATCTACGCCTTCGCGGCGCAGGGCGCGGCGGGCATGATCGCCGGCCACGCGGTGCGCGGCGTGTCGATCGGCGACCTGATGTTCGCCGGCCTGGTCCCGTGCTTCTGGATCATGGTGTGCATGCTGGTCGCCGCCTACTGGCAGGCCCGCAAGTTCGGCTACCCGCGCAGCGAGGACGGCCGCTCCATGGTGCACCCCTTCCCCGGCTGGGGCACGGTGCTGCGCACTTTCGTGGCGTCGGTGCCCGGCCTGTTCGTCATCGCGATCATCCTGTTCTGCGTGATGAAGGGCGTGGCCACGGCGACGGAGGCGGCGGCCATCGCGGTGACCTATTCGCTGTTGCTCACCGTGTTCATCTACCGCACGATGACGCGCGAGCGCCTGCTGAAGTCGCTGGCGAAGGCGTCGAAGACCACCGGCGTGATCCTGCTGCTGATCGGCGTGTCCAACATGCTGCGCTACCAGATGGCCTACCTGGAGATCCCGGAGACCATCGAGCATGCGCTGCTGACGGCCACGCAGAATCCCTGGCTGATGCTGCTGTACATCAACATCATCCAGGTGATCCTGGGCATCTTCCTGGACATGGCGGCGCACATCCTGATCACCACGCCGCTGTTCCTGCCGCTGGCGATGCAGATGGGCGTGGGGCCGGTGCAGTTCGGCATGATGCTGCTGCTCAATTGCGCGCTGGGCCTGGTGCACCCGCCGGTGGGCAGCGTGCAGTTCGTGGGCTGCGCGATCGGCAAGATCTCGATCGGCGAAGCGACGAAGACCGCGTGGCCGTACTACCTGGCCATCTTCATCGCGATCAACCTGGTGACCTACGTGCCGGGCTTCTCCACCTGGCTGCCGTCGATCATCACGGGGCATCGGGTGTTTTGA
- a CDS encoding phytanoyl-CoA dioxygenase family protein: protein MARLSANEIERYEQEGWVKPSFRLPQPQVDAMREALDELIRRNPGVRPEKLVSAHVEGDNGEGVRGVSSFLELARDPEIVELVSGVVGEDVILWGCHVFCKPPVEGFETPWHQDGHYWPIRPLANCTAWVALEPSTTANGCLRVIPGSHRGHVLHEHLHEDRNDLTLNQRMAAGSFDEASAVDVELRAGEMSLHDVYMIHGARPNTSTQRRTGVALRYMPATSLFDRGIRPHDGMTGVPVNFGQRPLWLLRGQDRAGNDFVTGHR from the coding sequence ATGGCCCGCCTGTCCGCGAACGAGATCGAACGTTACGAACAGGAGGGCTGGGTCAAGCCGTCCTTCCGCCTGCCGCAGCCGCAGGTGGACGCGATGCGCGAGGCGCTCGACGAGCTGATCCGCCGCAACCCCGGCGTGCGGCCCGAGAAGCTCGTCTCGGCCCACGTCGAGGGCGACAACGGCGAGGGCGTGCGCGGGGTGTCGTCCTTCCTCGAGCTCGCGCGCGATCCGGAGATCGTGGAACTGGTCTCCGGCGTGGTCGGCGAAGACGTCATCCTCTGGGGCTGCCACGTGTTCTGCAAGCCGCCGGTGGAAGGCTTCGAAACGCCGTGGCACCAGGACGGCCACTACTGGCCGATCCGGCCGCTGGCGAATTGCACCGCGTGGGTGGCACTGGAGCCTTCGACCACGGCCAACGGCTGCCTGCGCGTGATCCCGGGCTCGCACCGCGGCCATGTGCTGCACGAGCACCTGCACGAAGACCGCAACGACCTGACGCTGAACCAGCGCATGGCCGCTGGCAGCTTCGACGAGGCGAGCGCGGTGGACGTGGAGCTGCGAGCAGGCGAAATGTCGCTGCACGACGTCTACATGATCCACGGCGCGCGGCCGAACACCTCGACGCAGCGGCGCACGGGCGTGGCGCTGCGCTACATGCCCGCGACCTCGCTGTTCGACCGCGGCATCCGGCCGCACGACGGCATGACCGGCGTGCCGGTGAATTTCGGGCAGCGGCCCTTGTGGCTGCTGCGAGGCCAGGATCGGGCCGGCAACGATTTCGTCACCGGGCACCGTTGA
- a CDS encoding HpcH/HpaI aldolase family protein — MRENRLRALWKSGAAAVNGWLAIPNSFSAEVMAQQGWDTLTIDLQHGVVDYTSLVPMLQAISTTATVPMVRVPWLEPGILMKVLDAGAYGVICPMVNTREDAQKLVAWTHYAPRGTRSFGPVRALLYGGADYPEHANDTIVAFAMIETAQALDNLDDILSVEGLDAIYIGPTDLSISLGCKPQMDEPEPKAAQAIDHILARAKAHGIPAGIHNAGTQAALGRIAKGFQFVTVSSDARLITAGAQQVLAAMRAGKDTSRGSGPGTY, encoded by the coding sequence ATGCGTGAAAACCGCCTGCGCGCCTTGTGGAAGTCCGGTGCCGCCGCCGTCAACGGCTGGCTCGCCATCCCCAACAGCTTCTCCGCTGAAGTCATGGCGCAGCAGGGCTGGGACACGCTGACCATCGACCTGCAGCACGGCGTGGTGGACTACACCTCCCTCGTGCCCATGCTGCAGGCCATCTCCACCACGGCCACGGTGCCGATGGTGCGGGTGCCCTGGCTGGAACCGGGCATCCTGATGAAGGTGCTGGACGCCGGCGCCTACGGCGTCATCTGCCCGATGGTCAACACGCGCGAGGACGCGCAGAAGCTGGTGGCCTGGACGCACTATGCGCCGCGCGGCACGCGCAGCTTCGGCCCGGTGCGCGCGCTGCTGTACGGCGGCGCCGACTACCCGGAACATGCGAACGACACCATCGTCGCTTTCGCCATGATCGAGACGGCGCAAGCCCTCGACAACCTCGACGATATCCTGTCGGTGGAAGGCCTGGACGCCATCTACATCGGCCCCACGGACCTGTCGATCTCGCTTGGCTGCAAGCCGCAGATGGACGAACCCGAACCGAAGGCTGCACAAGCCATCGACCACATCCTCGCGCGCGCCAAGGCGCACGGCATTCCGGCCGGCATCCACAACGCCGGCACGCAGGCGGCGCTGGGGCGCATCGCCAAGGGCTTCCAGTTCGTCACCGTCAGTTCCGACGCGCGCCTCATCACCGCCGGCGCGCAGCAGGTGCTGGCCGCCATGCGCGCAGGCAAGGACACGAGCCGGGGCAGCGGTCCCGGCACCTACTGA
- the garD gene encoding galactarate dehydratase, which translates to MTPTDSRPPLHILMHPADNVAIVANNGGLPAGATLSNGLALRDAVPQGHKVALVDIPEGQAVRRYDVPIGYALKDIPAGSWVHERLLRMPDARTLDDLPMATRGSAPGEALEGYTFEGYRNLDGSVGTRNILAITQTVQCVAGVTRFAIERIKSQLLPKYPNVDDVVALEHGYGCGVAIDAPDAVIPIRTLRNISLNPNFGGEVMLVSLGCEKLQPERLLPPGTIPLVDERNVADVGTSADTALDVVCLQDDEHVGFMSMVEAIMRQAEEHLERLNARRRETVPASELVVGVQCGGSDAFSGVTANPAVGFCSDLLVRAGATVMFSETTEVRDGVAQLTARATTPEVAQAIVREMAWYDAYLQRGSVDRSANTSPGNKKGGLSNIVEKAMGSIVKSGSAPIAGVLAPGDKLKQRGLVYAATPASDFICGTLQLAAGMNLHVFTTGRGTPYGLAEVPVIKVATRSDLARRWHDLMDVNAGTIADGQKSIEEVGWELFRLMLDVASGRKKTWAEQWKLHNQLVLFNPAPVT; encoded by the coding sequence ATGACCCCGACCGACAGCCGACCTCCCCTGCACATCCTGATGCACCCCGCTGACAACGTTGCCATCGTGGCGAACAACGGCGGCTTGCCGGCCGGCGCCACCCTGTCCAACGGCCTGGCGCTGCGCGACGCCGTGCCGCAAGGCCACAAGGTGGCGCTGGTGGACATCCCCGAAGGCCAGGCGGTGCGCCGCTACGACGTCCCCATCGGCTACGCGCTGAAGGACATCCCCGCCGGCAGCTGGGTGCACGAGCGCCTGCTGCGCATGCCCGACGCCCGCACCCTGGACGACCTGCCCATGGCCACGCGCGGCAGCGCGCCCGGCGAGGCGCTGGAGGGCTACACCTTCGAGGGCTACCGCAACCTCGACGGCTCGGTCGGTACGCGCAACATCCTGGCCATCACCCAGACCGTGCAATGCGTGGCCGGCGTCACCCGCTTCGCCATCGAGCGCATCAAGTCGCAGCTGCTGCCCAAGTACCCCAACGTCGACGACGTGGTGGCGCTGGAGCACGGTTACGGCTGCGGCGTGGCCATCGACGCGCCCGACGCGGTCATCCCGATCCGCACGCTGCGCAACATCAGCCTCAACCCCAACTTCGGCGGCGAGGTGATGCTGGTCAGCCTGGGCTGCGAGAAGCTGCAGCCGGAGCGCCTGCTGCCCCCGGGCACGATCCCGCTGGTGGACGAGCGCAACGTCGCCGACGTCGGTACCAGCGCCGACACCGCGCTGGACGTCGTGTGCCTGCAGGACGACGAGCACGTCGGCTTCATGTCGATGGTCGAAGCCATCATGCGCCAGGCCGAGGAACACCTGGAGCGCCTGAACGCGCGCCGCCGCGAGACGGTGCCCGCCAGCGAGCTGGTGGTGGGCGTGCAGTGCGGCGGCAGCGACGCCTTCTCCGGTGTCACGGCCAATCCTGCGGTGGGCTTCTGCAGCGACCTGCTGGTGCGCGCGGGCGCGACGGTGATGTTCTCCGAGACCACCGAAGTGCGCGACGGCGTGGCGCAGCTCACCGCGCGGGCGACGACGCCCGAGGTGGCGCAGGCCATCGTGCGCGAGATGGCCTGGTACGACGCCTACCTGCAGCGCGGCAGCGTCGACCGCAGCGCCAACACCTCGCCCGGCAACAAGAAGGGCGGCCTGTCCAACATCGTCGAGAAGGCGATGGGCTCCATCGTCAAGTCCGGCTCGGCGCCGATTGCCGGCGTGCTGGCGCCTGGCGACAAGCTGAAGCAGCGCGGCCTGGTCTACGCCGCCACGCCCGCCAGCGACTTCATCTGCGGCACCCTGCAATTGGCCGCCGGCATGAACCTGCACGTGTTCACCACCGGCCGCGGCACGCCTTACGGCCTGGCCGAAGTGCCGGTGATCAAGGTGGCCACGCGCAGCGACCTGGCGCGGCGCTGGCACGACCTGATGGACGTGAATGCCGGGACCATTGCCGATGGCCAGAAAAGCATCGAGGAGGTAGGCTGGGAGCTGTTCCGCCTGATGCTCGACGTGGCGAGCGGCCGCAAGAAGACCTGGGCGGAGCAGTGGAAGCTGCACAACCAGCTGGTGCTGTTCAACCCGGCGCCGGTGACCTGA
- a CDS encoding TRAP transporter substrate-binding protein, translating to MKLSLKKLTAALAVATLACATLSAEARTFRSADVHNKDFPTNKAVIFMGDQLSKSTGGKDNVKVFGDSALGSEKDTIEQVKIGALDMVRVNFAAFNGIVPESVLPALPFLFRDMDHFRKTMYGPQGDKILAGFEKAGFIGLAIYESGARSMYAKKPIKTLADVKGMKVRVQPSDMFVSMVGAMGASPTPMPYNEVYTGLKTGLIDAAENNYPSYDEAKHFESAPIYSETMHSMSPEVLVFSKKIWDTLSKEEQAAIRKAAKESVPFYVKLWDAQEKEARAAVVKGGATIVPAAQIDRASFVAVEKPVWDKFTPTPELKALVQDIVNAK from the coding sequence ATGAAGCTCTCGCTGAAGAAACTCACCGCCGCCCTCGCCGTCGCCACGCTGGCCTGCGCCACGCTGTCCGCCGAGGCCCGCACTTTCCGGTCCGCCGACGTCCACAACAAGGACTTCCCGACCAACAAGGCCGTCATCTTCATGGGTGACCAGCTGTCCAAGTCCACCGGCGGCAAGGACAACGTCAAGGTCTTCGGCGACAGCGCCCTGGGCTCCGAGAAGGACACCATCGAGCAGGTGAAGATCGGCGCGCTGGACATGGTGCGCGTCAACTTCGCGGCCTTCAACGGCATCGTGCCCGAGTCGGTGCTGCCGGCGCTGCCCTTCCTGTTCCGCGACATGGACCACTTCCGCAAGACCATGTACGGCCCGCAGGGCGACAAGATCCTGGCCGGCTTCGAGAAGGCCGGCTTCATCGGCCTGGCCATCTACGAGAGCGGCGCGCGCTCCATGTACGCGAAGAAGCCGATCAAGACCCTGGCCGACGTCAAGGGCATGAAGGTGCGCGTGCAGCCCTCCGACATGTTCGTGAGCATGGTCGGCGCGATGGGCGCCTCGCCCACGCCGATGCCTTACAACGAGGTGTACACGGGCCTGAAGACCGGCCTGATCGACGCCGCCGAGAACAACTACCCGTCGTACGACGAGGCCAAGCACTTCGAGTCGGCCCCGATCTACTCCGAGACCATGCACTCCATGTCGCCGGAAGTGCTGGTGTTCTCCAAGAAGATCTGGGACACGCTGAGCAAGGAAGAACAGGCCGCCATCCGCAAGGCCGCCAAGGAATCCGTGCCCTTCTACGTGAAGCTGTGGGACGCGCAGGAGAAGGAAGCCCGCGCGGCCGTCGTCAAGGGCGGCGCCACCATCGTGCCGGCCGCCCAGATCGACCGCGCTTCCTTCGTCGCCGTCGAGAAGCCGGTGTGGGACAAGTTCACGCCGACGCCGGAACTCAAGGCGCTGGTGCAGGACATCGTCAACGCCAAGTAA
- a CDS encoding TRAP transporter small permease subunit, with amino-acid sequence MPWLTALNARLSRWALYIASICLASLLVVVVYGVVMRYGFNDAPPYVEQVALLLVISVAMFGASTGVRESGHIGLDSLVRTLPPKVQFWCKVAVEVLSGAFAVSLILGGIEMALSTRGTTIPTLGLPEALRYLPVIIAGVLIVLFCIELLIALFQGRKVEASWH; translated from the coding sequence GTGCCCTGGCTGACCGCCCTCAACGCCCGCCTTTCGCGCTGGGCCCTCTACATCGCCTCCATCTGCCTGGCTTCGCTGCTGGTCGTGGTGGTCTATGGCGTCGTGATGCGCTATGGCTTCAACGACGCGCCGCCCTATGTCGAACAGGTGGCGCTGCTGCTCGTGATCTCGGTGGCCATGTTCGGCGCCTCCACGGGCGTGCGCGAGTCCGGCCACATCGGCCTCGATTCGCTGGTCCGCACGCTGCCGCCGAAGGTGCAGTTCTGGTGCAAGGTGGCCGTCGAGGTGCTGAGCGGCGCCTTCGCCGTGTCGCTGATCCTGGGCGGCATCGAAATGGCCCTGTCCACCCGCGGCACCACCATCCCCACGCTGGGCCTGCCCGAGGCGCTGCGTTACCTCCCGGTGATCATCGCCGGCGTCCTGATCGTGCTGTTCTGCATCGAGCTGCTCATTGCCCTGTTCCAGGGCCGCAAGGTGGAAGCCTCATGGCACTGA
- a CDS encoding FadR/GntR family transcriptional regulator — MSSKRDPIAGDPAEASGSLSSQIYAGVVEAILRGDFGAQGKLPTESELGARYGVSRPTIREALSRLRSDGVIDSKRGAGTYVVRMPAAPPASFTPIRNLADVESYYTFRSCVESGAAAEAAQFRTAEDLQALQAAFDALNAREESGSPAVEEDVQFHLAMARCSHNAFFVATIETSVAPIRQFMELAYGTRDGRGQERVYVTRQEHQAVIDAIVRRSPGDAAEAVRTHILAAKRRIFEATRVP; from the coding sequence ATGTCAAGCAAACGCGACCCGATCGCTGGGGATCCGGCCGAAGCTTCCGGCTCGCTGTCCTCGCAGATCTACGCCGGGGTGGTGGAGGCTATCCTGCGCGGCGATTTCGGCGCGCAGGGCAAGCTGCCGACCGAAAGTGAGCTCGGTGCCCGCTACGGCGTGTCGCGGCCGACCATCCGCGAGGCGCTGTCGCGCCTGCGCTCGGACGGCGTCATCGACTCCAAACGCGGAGCCGGTACTTACGTCGTGCGCATGCCGGCCGCGCCGCCGGCGAGCTTCACGCCGATCCGCAACCTGGCCGATGTGGAGAGCTATTACACCTTCCGCTCCTGCGTGGAGTCGGGGGCGGCGGCCGAAGCGGCGCAGTTCCGTACGGCGGAGGACCTGCAGGCGCTGCAGGCGGCCTTCGACGCGCTCAACGCCCGCGAGGAGAGCGGCTCGCCCGCGGTCGAGGAGGACGTGCAGTTCCACCTGGCCATGGCCCGCTGCTCGCACAACGCCTTCTTCGTGGCGACCATCGAGACCAGCGTGGCGCCGATCCGGCAGTTCATGGAGCTGGCCTACGGCACCCGCGACGGCCGCGGCCAGGAGCGCGTGTACGTCACGCGCCAGGAGCACCAGGCCGTCATCGACGCGATCGTCCGGCGCTCGCCGGGTGACGCGGCCGAGGCGGTGCGCACCCACATCCTGGCGGCCAAGCGGCGCATCTTCGAGGCCACGCGGGTGCCCTGA
- a CDS encoding bifunctional nicotinamide-nucleotide adenylyltransferase/Nudix hydroxylase produces MSSAASAWAVCIGRFQLLHDAQLALVRAALKLAPRCAVVVGSAYQARSPRNPFTWQECADMVKLALTEDERARVEFIPVRDAWDQARWVANVQAAVAQRTGQARIVLVGHRKDASSEYLDDFPGWALHDVGRLGEIHGKALRAALYTGGSLEAALAAIASQVPPSTLDFVRSWAQLPFYERLRSEWQELAEEHDKWASAPYPPVFVTVDAVVRIGDRVLLIRRGRAPGKGLLALPGGFLEQRETVYQSAVRELEEETGFRLLPSEMEHALKAARVFDHPDRSQRGRVITHAHYFDLGERLAPEIAGSDDAAEARWVKIADLPSMEDQFHDDHFHILDAFLGLTD; encoded by the coding sequence ATGAGCAGCGCGGCCTCTGCGTGGGCCGTCTGCATCGGCCGCTTCCAGCTGTTGCACGACGCGCAGCTGGCGCTCGTTCGCGCAGCCCTGAAGCTGGCGCCGCGCTGCGCGGTCGTCGTCGGCTCCGCGTACCAGGCGCGCTCGCCGCGCAACCCCTTCACCTGGCAGGAGTGCGCGGACATGGTGAAGCTGGCGCTCACCGAGGACGAACGCGCGCGTGTGGAATTCATCCCGGTGCGCGATGCCTGGGACCAGGCGCGCTGGGTGGCGAACGTGCAGGCCGCGGTGGCGCAGCGCACGGGCCAGGCGCGCATCGTCCTGGTCGGGCACCGCAAGGACGCGAGCAGCGAGTACCTGGACGATTTCCCCGGCTGGGCGCTGCACGATGTGGGCCGGCTGGGCGAGATCCACGGCAAGGCGCTGCGCGCCGCGCTCTACACGGGCGGCTCGCTGGAGGCGGCGCTGGCCGCGATCGCTTCGCAGGTTCCGCCCAGCACGCTGGACTTTGTGCGTTCGTGGGCGCAGCTGCCCTTCTACGAGCGCCTGCGCAGCGAGTGGCAGGAGCTGGCCGAGGAGCATGACAAGTGGGCCAGCGCGCCGTATCCGCCGGTGTTCGTGACGGTGGATGCCGTGGTGCGCATCGGTGACCGCGTGCTGTTGATCCGCCGCGGCCGCGCGCCGGGCAAGGGCCTGCTGGCTTTGCCGGGCGGCTTTCTGGAACAGCGCGAGACGGTGTACCAGTCCGCCGTGCGCGAGCTGGAAGAGGAGACCGGTTTTCGCCTGTTGCCGTCAGAGATGGAGCACGCGTTGAAAGCCGCGCGCGTGTTCGACCACCCGGACCGCAGCCAGCGCGGGCGCGTGATCACGCACGCGCACTACTTCGACCTGGGCGAGCGGCTGGCGCCGGAAATCGCCGGCAGCGACGACGCGGCGGAGGCGCGCTGGGTGAAGATCGCGGACCTGCCGTCCATGGAAGACCAGTTCCATGACGACCATTTCCACATCCTCGATGCGTTCCTCGGTTTGACCGATTGA